A single genomic interval of Primulina huaijiensis isolate GDHJ02 chromosome 7, ASM1229523v2, whole genome shotgun sequence harbors:
- the LOC140981379 gene encoding cytochrome P450 711A1 isoform X1, with protein MEISPENFQIFTDTVLPSIIRTPILSSAVLTVLALSAGVLVYFYGPYWGVRKVPGPPAVPLVGHLPLLAKYGPEVFSILAKKYGPIFRFHMGRQPLVIVADPELCREVGIKKFKYISNRSIPSPIASSPLHQKGLFFTKDARWSAMRNTILSVYQPSHLAKLVPTMQEVIASATQNLESKQGFPFSDLSIKLATDVIGKAAFGVDFGLSKPKQTHDSVEKKDDHDVELDPVQKFINQHIYSTTQLKMDLSGSFSIILGLLIPMLQEPFRQILKSIPGTMDWKVDQANQNLSRQLDEIVERKMKDKERGSKDFLSLILNARETEANSKKIFTPDYISAATYEHLLAGSATTSFTLSSVIYLVAGHPSVEKKLVDEIDAFGPHDQMPTAHDLQHKFPYIDQVIKEAMRFYTVSPLVARETSAEVNIGDYVLPKGTWVWLALGVLAKDPRNFPEPDRFIPERFDPNCQEEKQRHPYANIPFGIGPRACIGQKFSLQEIKLSMIHLYRKYVFRHSSEMENPIELEYGIVLNFKNGVKVQAINRV; from the exons ATGGAGATTTCAccagaaaattttcaaatctttaCAGATACAGTGCTGCCTTCAATAATCAGGACTCCTATACTATCATCTGCTGTACTCACAGTTTTAGCCCTTTCGGCTGGAGTTTTGGTGTATTTCTATGGACCTTATTGGGGTGTTAGAAAAGTTCCTGGCCCTCCTGCAGTGCCTTTAGTCGGCCACCTGCCTTTGCTTGCAAAATATGGCCCTGAAGTTTTCTCCATTCTTGCGAAGAAATACGGTCCTATTTTCAG GTTTCATATGGGGAGACAACCTCTGGTGATTGTAGCAGATCCTGAACTATGTAGAGAAGTTGGCATAAAAAAGTTCAAGTACATTTCAAATAGAAGCATTCCTTCTCCTATAGCATCTTCACCTCTTCATCAAAAAGGCCTATTCTTCACCAA GGATGCTCGATGGTCAGCAATGAGAAACACGATACTATCGGTTTACCAGCCATCTCACCTAGCCAAGTTGGTCCCCACCATGCAAGAAGTCATCGCATCTGCAACCCAAAATCTTGAATCTAAACAAGGTTTCCCCTTTTCGGACCTTTCCATCAAATTAGCCACAGACGTGATTGGAAAAGCTGCATTTGGAGTGGATTTTGGCCTCTCTAAACCAAAACAAACTCATGATTCTGTTGAAAAAAAGGATGATCATGATGTAGAATTAGATCCAGTTCAGAAATTCATAAACCAGCATATTTACTCCACAACACAGCTTAAAATGGATTTATCCGGCtctttttcaatcatattaGGCCTACTAATTCCTATGCTCCAAGAACCCTTTCGTCAAATCCTTAAGAGCATACCTGGAACCATGGACTGGAAAGTAGATCAAGCGAACCAGAATCTGAGTCGCCAGCTCGATGAGATTGTTGAGAGGAAAATGAAAGACAAAGAACGTGGCTCAAAGGATTTCTTGTCCCTCATACTTAATGCAAGAGAAACAGAGGCGaattcaaagaaaatatttacacCAGATTATATTAGTGCAGCAACATATGAGCATTTGTTGGCTGGATCAGCAACAACATCTTTCACATTATCTTCTGTTATTTATCTTGTTGCTGGTCATCCAAGTGTCGAGAAGAAGTTGGTTGATGAGATCGACGCTTTTGGTCCACATGATCAGATGCCTACTGCTCATGATCTTCAACATAAGTTTCCATATATTGATCAG GTGATTAAAGAAGCAATGCGGTTTTATACAGTTTCTCCCTTAGTTGCAAGAGAAACATCAGCCGAAGTTAATATTGGAGACTATGTCCTCCCTAAG GGAACATGGGTTTGGTTAGCTCTTGGAGTTCTGGCAAAAGATCCAAGAAACTTCCCTGAACCAGACAGGTTTATACCAGAGAGGTTCGATCCAAACTGCCAAGAGGAAAAGCAAAGGCACCCTTATGCCAACATACCGTTTGGAATCGGACCTCGAGCATGCATCGGACAGAAATTCTCCTTGCAGGAAATCAAACTTTCAATGATTCATTTATACAGAAAGTATGTGTTCCGGCATTCATCAGAGATGGAGAATCCGATTGAGCTCGAGTATGGCATCGTTCTTAACTTCAAAAATGGTGTTAAGGTTCAAGCCATCAATCGTGTGTGA
- the LOC140981379 gene encoding cytochrome P450 711A1 isoform X2 has product MVLKNRFHMGRQPLVIVADPELCREVGIKKFKYISNRSIPSPIASSPLHQKGLFFTKDARWSAMRNTILSVYQPSHLAKLVPTMQEVIASATQNLESKQGFPFSDLSIKLATDVIGKAAFGVDFGLSKPKQTHDSVEKKDDHDVELDPVQKFINQHIYSTTQLKMDLSGSFSIILGLLIPMLQEPFRQILKSIPGTMDWKVDQANQNLSRQLDEIVERKMKDKERGSKDFLSLILNARETEANSKKIFTPDYISAATYEHLLAGSATTSFTLSSVIYLVAGHPSVEKKLVDEIDAFGPHDQMPTAHDLQHKFPYIDQVIKEAMRFYTVSPLVARETSAEVNIGDYVLPKGTWVWLALGVLAKDPRNFPEPDRFIPERFDPNCQEEKQRHPYANIPFGIGPRACIGQKFSLQEIKLSMIHLYRKYVFRHSSEMENPIELEYGIVLNFKNGVKVQAINRV; this is encoded by the exons ATGGTCTTGAAAAACAGGTTTCATATGGGGAGACAACCTCTGGTGATTGTAGCAGATCCTGAACTATGTAGAGAAGTTGGCATAAAAAAGTTCAAGTACATTTCAAATAGAAGCATTCCTTCTCCTATAGCATCTTCACCTCTTCATCAAAAAGGCCTATTCTTCACCAA GGATGCTCGATGGTCAGCAATGAGAAACACGATACTATCGGTTTACCAGCCATCTCACCTAGCCAAGTTGGTCCCCACCATGCAAGAAGTCATCGCATCTGCAACCCAAAATCTTGAATCTAAACAAGGTTTCCCCTTTTCGGACCTTTCCATCAAATTAGCCACAGACGTGATTGGAAAAGCTGCATTTGGAGTGGATTTTGGCCTCTCTAAACCAAAACAAACTCATGATTCTGTTGAAAAAAAGGATGATCATGATGTAGAATTAGATCCAGTTCAGAAATTCATAAACCAGCATATTTACTCCACAACACAGCTTAAAATGGATTTATCCGGCtctttttcaatcatattaGGCCTACTAATTCCTATGCTCCAAGAACCCTTTCGTCAAATCCTTAAGAGCATACCTGGAACCATGGACTGGAAAGTAGATCAAGCGAACCAGAATCTGAGTCGCCAGCTCGATGAGATTGTTGAGAGGAAAATGAAAGACAAAGAACGTGGCTCAAAGGATTTCTTGTCCCTCATACTTAATGCAAGAGAAACAGAGGCGaattcaaagaaaatatttacacCAGATTATATTAGTGCAGCAACATATGAGCATTTGTTGGCTGGATCAGCAACAACATCTTTCACATTATCTTCTGTTATTTATCTTGTTGCTGGTCATCCAAGTGTCGAGAAGAAGTTGGTTGATGAGATCGACGCTTTTGGTCCACATGATCAGATGCCTACTGCTCATGATCTTCAACATAAGTTTCCATATATTGATCAG GTGATTAAAGAAGCAATGCGGTTTTATACAGTTTCTCCCTTAGTTGCAAGAGAAACATCAGCCGAAGTTAATATTGGAGACTATGTCCTCCCTAAG GGAACATGGGTTTGGTTAGCTCTTGGAGTTCTGGCAAAAGATCCAAGAAACTTCCCTGAACCAGACAGGTTTATACCAGAGAGGTTCGATCCAAACTGCCAAGAGGAAAAGCAAAGGCACCCTTATGCCAACATACCGTTTGGAATCGGACCTCGAGCATGCATCGGACAGAAATTCTCCTTGCAGGAAATCAAACTTTCAATGATTCATTTATACAGAAAGTATGTGTTCCGGCATTCATCAGAGATGGAGAATCCGATTGAGCTCGAGTATGGCATCGTTCTTAACTTCAAAAATGGTGTTAAGGTTCAAGCCATCAATCGTGTGTGA